TTGCGAcgaaaagaaatttaaatatgttttaaagGAGAAAAAATTCGAAGTACCTGAATTGGAAGAAAACATTTCGCGGCAAGACCTTGAATTCCTGTCCGACATGTCTACCAAATTAAATGACCTTAAAGTAAGTCTTCAGGGAAAGTTTTGCTGGTACCACATTTACGTCACAGAATCAAAGCATTTAGTTTTAAACTGTCCTTGTACCGTATGTAGATAAGTGCAAATTTCTCGATACTTCGATTATTTTGTTCGTCTTTGGATCCTAAcagaaaggaaaattttattaGTCATTTGCACAGCCTGTCTGTGGAATTTAAACAACGTTTCTCTGACTTTGATCGAATGGCAAAGACAATTTTACTATCCACTTCCCCTTATATAGCAGATCCATTGTTCCAGGATTATTCGGAAGATATTGCTTCCGAATTTATCGAATTACAGTGTGACTCTGCGTTGGAAGATAAGCAAAAGACATCAACGATTGATGAATTTTTGGAAGCTGCTGCAAGAACGCGACGATTTCCTACGTTAGGTGTTCGTGTTGCGAATGTGTTTTCattgttcgctacaacttacgtttgcgaagctgcattttaattaataaaattcacaaagttacatAATTCGTAGCAGAATGTCGGATAAACACTTAGGCCTATCTAATTATTTTCGGTTAATGACGGCTAAGAAAATTAACACAAATATTCATGAACTTGTGAAGAGAACGCGTTGTCAGCTTTCTACGAAAGCAGTTTGTTCCTCCAAAATGTAGGATGTAAATAAATCTATTTGACGCAAAGGAATGCGTTTATTATTCCAATAAGATTTTTCTCTTTAACAGAAAACGCTCATTGGATTTCTCTTACATAATTCATTCCTGAACAAAAAGAGCGCTTGTTGATACAGTGCTAACTAGTCTCTCAATATCACTCGTTCGCAGGCTTCCCCTACTCTCACGCTGGTGAGAACCATTCGGCTACGTTCGGTCAAAGCGTCTAagtcaggcatgccaaaaccctgcacattgtgcatctgtctctgtgcgatgtgcactttctattctccaggggcgtattttgcgggctaccggggctacaggcggtagcccaaggaaattacaaaagaaaaagtttataatataacataatgtaataattttgtattattagttttaccatagtaattaaaattaaagtaattgttagatatattttgtgtaataatagggtcagcggtagcccaaaccctttaaccagtatacgcccctgctATTCTCCTACCTGGAGGGAGAGAATCGCCTTGGAGGcagcgcgacagggctatacagtacctgcagagcatacagtagaaccccgattatccaaccgattggcggattatccgactatctttctctAGCTCCTTtttaaaattgcagaaaaaaatgaAGTGCTGTACGTTATGTTAGTACATATTTGTTCTACAGAGAGTTATTAATTACAGGCCTTTACCCTTACAAAGTATGTAGTATGAATGCTTTCGTTACTGACAACAGAAATAGTTACATGTGGCAGGGGGTGTTCTTCCCAAcgtgtaaaatagtcactacataCTTTCAAAGAAATGACCCCAAGAACTTCCATCCCATGTACCATTCAGACCTTATTCTTActattcgagtggccgtactgtgTGCTACTATGCagaatgtcttccacgggtgtcaaaagaaaacgtgttgtgctaattatcgaaaaaaattcaaataattgagaggtttgaGAAAGAACCTGtggctcatttcgcatcagaatacgagattagtGTTACAACTATGTGCTATTTACTCGTATTAAAGAACCAGAGATAAAACTATaaaatacgagtaggcctatgtaaatctacaacacgagacttcTACTTTTCCTATCTTTCTGCAGGCAGCCACCATCCTTGGTCCTTAAGTCGTCGTTGACAACCGTACTTAAATTACTGAAATTCTGCTCGGTTACCTAGCATGTTAATCACaacaccacggaggaaattacgaaattgtagcttaatttatgaaaatcttttatttacggattttcctattttttcgattaactgttgagttcatccccttcattaccacggataatagagattctactgtatcatcttttgtttcagtaacacagtttcagtacgggtgctgatttggctacgtctgtgaatgagttatgataaataaagtgaggagttcaaagataacgaagaagaggaattaagaatcatataacataaaatttttcatctcacgtcactatattaatttaatatacttacattaataagtctttaaacctgacataaagagaatatagTCGCTCCACAGCTTGTGaattacacttttaatttctttcagtaacgttCCCAACTCGTCGGTACTTGTtatcaacgttttccaaataaactatatgtgaatttaaattctaagcttaatttatattatttattaatattaatgttaatttatattgacatacagcaaggaagtgatttcagtgtaaaaacttcactaTATCCTACGGTACCTATGTAATTAAttgagagtataatattttcttcaacatttgtataCCAATggccccaataaataataatgcttgacgaacaatgaaagagtagggtctattactttaaaataattactacctactacgtaaaatgaaatacttgttcgttttttgttgtttagaaattactgcaatatttttttcttcacatactatataaaaatcatattaatgaaTTATGCTTTACtgccactactttgtgaagtataactgagtaagcctaaatttattacaattgtcaaatatagacactgataataactgtttttttttccttctgctaagtgtgtttataatgtccaaatgcctatttaatccaaccctagaagcgcagaacagattattgtacacccctcctgCTAAGAACTCTAAGAACAACGCTTGTttgatgcagtccgcacagaccggcgatccgcgcacataactacacatttagagtctgatttctgacatgcctggtctaagtCCTTGACAGCAACTAAAACACTAGCGGCTCTGCCTGGAGCGTCAGTTCGGCACCCCTATCTTAAGTCTTGCAGTTTACCATCCAGACTTGAATCCCATTGAATTAGGCATAATTTCGGGAGACGTCAAACAGTGGGTTGGTAATAGGAAtgtgacatttaaaataaaagacgTCGAATACCTATGTAGGCAAAGGTTCCAGCAAATCGGCCAGAAAGAATGAGAAGACTTATCACtcacgttgaaaaaaatgaacaaaattattatgaaaaagacgatattgtggaagaaaaaatggaaagaatcataataaaatacaatgtaaTGAAAGAAGTGAAGAAGATAATAGAACATGAGAGGGCACAACAGAAGACATAAGTCAGGTATGGAAGAAATAGAGAACGATTAATTTTTGGTGTAAGTAAACGTATGTACTGTTAGGTCTACAGTGTGTGATATTGCATGTGAACCAGAAAAGTGTCCATTATGTTTAGTATTGACTGTTTCTCTTACTGTTTCAATGTGCACGTGTTACTGGTGACATCATCATTCAGCGGATTCGATAACATAAGCTTAAGGTAAGAAACGCTCATCTATGTTTTCATTTAATACTTTCATCCTTCTAGAATTGTGGCGATGCCTATACCACAGATCTCTGCATTATACTCTATTTTTGACTAGTGTATTACAGACGTTAAGAAAATTCTTCAACCCAATTTTCGGTCATTTATTTAAGCATTTGCTTGTgatatattcaaatatttttaatttattagttcatatttttcaaaataatttaatcagAAATACCTTCGTTCTAATTTTCATTCGTTGGGAATGTAactgttgtaatttatttttatataaactttatttcaatatttcaacACTATCAATTGCAAAATAATTACACATGTATACAtagaatatatacaaatatagagtGAAATggtgtcattattgtcttttacaCTTgattacattgtttttttttagtctCTTTAGAATTGTAAAGAGTATTCACAGTTATTTTCTCAAAGCTAGTTATGAGAACAGTGGAAATACTTTAGACAGAGCATGTCTTTTTGTGTTAAGACTTTCAACTGCTCCGAACTCTCGTCCAAATAAAACACACAGTTAAATAATACTCAATTTCAAATAGTATAGATATTAGTTCGAAatccattattattttatttggtacCGAAAACTCGaggaaaacaaactgtaatttctTGAGAACCTCTGATTAGGCCAGAAGATTTGTAAAATGCTACCAACCGAAGGCTGGGAATAGATATCTAAGCGATTAAAATGGCATTATCATATCTACAAATAAAGCgaaagagagaaacataggtaATGTGTAAATGAGCATTTCCCGCGTGAAAACAGGTTACGGAGCTCAAGGAAAAGAAGTTAATAATAGTAGCATTAATCATAATAGTAAAGAGGTTACTATTAATTttgataggcctattgtatttctTCCTCGGATTGGCAATGTAGATTTCGCATTCAGATGTTATTTCTTGTTCACCATGAAACATATTTCGACTAAAAACACGATCTTCAAAGAGCAGCACATAGTTATTCCCTTGGTgtcttaagaaaataaaattgcgTGCGATGTAAAGTGAATATTCGACACGAAATAGAAACATTAAACTAATATGATGCCTAGCATATTGGCTGAAatgaaaaaactgaaataaaggtAATTGTTTATTAAATAGGTCTACTTATCTACAGACAGAAAGAGGACttagaaatattatataaactgaaaacaaaatattaattgaatctgAGTTCTGACTCAGGCGTTAGAGAAATAAACTTTCTAATTTGCCGAAAAAAGAAGATTGAGAACTTTGGAAGCTacaagtttatacagggacatcattttatttttacttcaatttttattgtacctgagtctttgaatgtatttcactcccaccccttctactaatgaagttccactgtcctctacacacagatccaagactgcatatagtaaacagcactgagttagtatagtacgttctagaaatatgttcgcgttttccagtgacgaaagagctttcaatattgaatcatatcttcgcacaggtactgttcgtttgcctacgtcgcatcccgatttcccccacctgcttctgttcacccctctgtaaaggctgggctgccttagctcttttctgaaaacattaatttctgttaggaattggacatttatgtaatcttatacaactgtttaaaataacttaaataaaagggcctcgttaagtaattaactgtcacgtgatttcccccctttctacgatcctgcggcataaccacttggacggacagtagatagcatgtctgagtaattttatctgtgcgggtcgggcagaagtgaagattgaatttacagtacgtaaggtactcttttatagactaggtacaaaattatttcaacatgaattactagtacgaaggacgaaactggcaattggaattagatgcaatagtctatagtgcgataatacgcacaaaagaactgaagcctatatagaaatgaacggccaccattttcaaaaatgtgtttaaatatccatattatgattatttttcaatttaacttcattctctatattctacgctaatgtgctgtagacagtataatatacactgcataatgaatacgttagcatggctaactcagttcgtgagtaaaaacacttattgttaatacagtactgtattaagattaaacaaaacctaatgaaaattatcgaactcaaaatcgcgatatttcctagtttacgtaaatgggtgaattacttttcttccctcctatatctagtagagtgatttgtttgtgttttacgccagtatcatcgaactacagtcgggGAAGGGagtagcaatctgtgtttccggttctctaaggtatagccaggttaatattaaaaatgttagtaaaaataaaatgatgtccctgtataactgcaGTAACCCTgtaaatagaaaagaaatatcGTGGCAgtgaatttattaattcattaatatcctATCCCATGACTCTACGTATTAAAACGTTGATTATATCAACAATGTTTCTAATAATTAGTCCCAAAGTCCCACCAATTCGAGGAAGTCTGAGAACAGTTGCAACCACGCTATAGATTGTTCCTATAAATCTGAATATTCTTGACAGAATTGGAAATAAGAATTGTCCCCGTCGATTTCCAAagccaaaatattgtaatattcttcggatgaaattaattataatattgataGGATTGATTCGTGATAAAAAActtgatataatattaatagggtTCAGTCTTGATACGACGTTCCCTATTATATTAATAGGGCTATATCGTGACAGAATTCTTTTTATACTCATTATGATACCAATAATATtctgaattatatttcttactcCGTAATAAATTCCAGCTAGTGAGCGTGCAATTCTCCATTGGAGATAAAATATTAGAGCGAGCTGTATTGTACTCGGCCGTCTGCGAAATAATTTCAAAAACAAGTTAAGAGCTTTTAATATTCGTAATAGGAGCCATTTaggaattatatttattaacgCACTTACGACATTTGTTATGATATTTTGAGATTTGTCTTTCTTTGCGAACGGATTGAGCTGCTGGATTTTGTTCCCGATATTCCGCAGAGGATTGATGTCTGGTAGATTGGCAACAAATTTGCTTACTTTTTCTAAAATAACTTGACGTATTACAGTTGAAATGAGATCGAGAAGAAATTGATAAAGGAACGGAGTACGTGCCTGTAATTTTTCGCCCCTTTTAAAAATTTTGCTCAATGGATTGCTTCTGTCTTTGTCATTGGAGGACTGTGACTTCGGTTTAAAAAATCTTCTCAGTGGGTTGAAGTTTCTTATTTTGTCCGCAATGAATTGATTTATACTTCTCCATATATTTAGGAAAATATGAACCACTGCATTTCCAAGAGGGGCCACGGCTTGGTATATTGACTCAATTATATTTATGAGAGGTTCAACATAACGCCCCAGAAATCCATCAATGGCGTTCAAGATGAACAATAGAGGCCCTTGCACCACGATGTTGTTCGCTACTCCTAGTCGGTTCGCGGTTCTGCCGAGTGCCAGGTTGGTTCCAGAGACAGCAAGAGAGAGTCCATTTGCCACCTGACGACCGGCTTCCAAACGGTTGCTAATttcttgttctttctgcaacataAAAGACACTCATCTATAAAGattgtagttgtaatagtagtagtaatagtcgtagtatactctattttttttttttttcatggagtgcagtttcatagaaaggaatttgccgacagaccttctactgccccctactaattggttgtcataaataattgtcttccttactatgacggaaatcttgtcttctcttgttagtaaccaatcacaaccctcgttcagaagaattgacaggtgcccgtcaaatccacgtggaggcagagttgccgcatcttttccgaattccaagaatcccgtcagtttcactgcataatttcgaaggtcatcaggattgtgacaactgtgcaatgtttgGACGAGGGGataggatggaattgtcagagctgttgtgtagaaagtcataaatctgtaaatgagtgttcaaaggagccaccgaactgcactccttgaaataaaataaggtatagcagTAGTTGTGGTATTGTTTAAATTCAACTCTGGAGAAAATTGTCTACAGTTTTGTTCAGGGACAggaattttttaacaaactataACGGGGACGTATTTGCAGCTTTATTTTTTCCGGAGGAATACATGTTAAAGCTTAgtatacagagaaataatttatgaacactgttgaatttgaccttacttgtgtaaattcaaATGTTAAAGTTTATTTTGCAATTTGAAATCCAACTCAGCTGGATTTGAACCCAAGTGCATACGTTCCATTGAATAGCATAGTAAACACTAGGCCACTGAGGACGACTGTTCTGTTTGTTAGTGTTATTCAGGAGTGACTTTCCTACATTGGATCAGCGGAATATTAGAATAGTGACGGAAATAAACTTAGTGAAATAAACAGCAGTGGTTCACTATTGAAGTGAATAGAGAGTTTATGAACGTAGAACTACGTTTGTCAGCGAGGACGGTTGTGAGTGGAATCGgtgaaatgttttgaaattgttt
This region of Periplaneta americana isolate PAMFEO1 chromosome 13, P.americana_PAMFEO1_priV1, whole genome shotgun sequence genomic DNA includes:
- the LOC138711845 gene encoding uncharacterized protein — its product is MRIWSLFLLLFVSTLGPKDNQCHGLQLLKSIIEKEQEISNRLEAGRQVANGLSLAVSGTNLALGRTANRLGVANNIVVQGPLLFILNAIDGFLGRYVEPLINIIESIYQAVAPLGNAVVHIFLNIWRSINQFIADKIRNFNPLRRFFKPKSQSSNDKDRSNPLSKIFKRGEKLQARTPFLYQFLLDLISTVIRQVILEKVSKFVANLPDINPLRNIGNKIQQLNPFAKKDKSQNIITNVVSALINIIPKWLLLRILKALNLFLKLFRRRPSTIQLALIFYLQWRIARSLAGIYYGVRNIIQNIIGIIMSIKRILSRYSPINIIGNVVSRLNPINIISSFLSRINPINIIINFIRRILQYFGFGNRRGQFLFPILSRIFRFIGTIYSVVATVLRLPRIGGTLGLIIRNIVDIINVLIRRVMG